The Carassius gibelio isolate Cgi1373 ecotype wild population from Czech Republic chromosome B14, carGib1.2-hapl.c, whole genome shotgun sequence genome has a segment encoding these proteins:
- the hopx gene encoding homeodomain-only protein codes for MSASGDAMFEMHLEEDQVKVLEENFTKVSKHPDDTTLMLIAAECGLSEVDTAKWFRMRNAQWRKAEGLPAELGSVKD; via the exons ATGAGCGCGAGTGGAGACGCGATGTTCGAGATGCATTTAGAGGAGGATCAGGTTAAAGTTCTGGAGGAGAATTTCACGAAGGTCAGCAAGCACCCCGACGATACTACACTGATGCTGATCGCAGCGGAGTGTGGACTCAGCGAAGTGGACACAGCG AAATGGTTCAGGATGCGAAACGCTCAGTGGAGGAAAGCAGAGGGTCTCCCTGCTGAACTGGGATCAGTGAAGGACTGA